In Treponema sp. OMZ 798, the following proteins share a genomic window:
- a CDS encoding tetratricopeptide repeat protein: MSERPVQSKLNNALNILKQGDLRGSYAELERLLRDDLENAEIDYTLKGVRFWEDKLEKAKKASTPLERAEMMISQWKPFLAYIHRQGEEKESIIYSLKCAVFTIALEFYADLFNEESELPDAEPYRKIGLCYKVLGNYERALDFLRYAAEIDKNSGAVLADLADCYALYGEIKFAKAFFREAFFINPEGIELQFLESEIICRLIHRVYNLGYKVEDIAYWLPVYGVIDGVFNVKRELRAFEVGQLKQNIFLMEGEVQNASQEQKHKLVPRLINHYFWLIDHYVSVNESKSKIDDLLLRIKVLDQNIYNCYMR; the protein is encoded by the coding sequence ATGAGTGAGAGACCCGTACAGAGTAAATTGAATAATGCATTAAACATCCTCAAGCAGGGAGATCTAAGAGGGTCCTATGCCGAGCTTGAAAGGTTATTAAGGGATGACTTGGAGAATGCAGAAATCGACTATACTCTAAAGGGCGTGCGGTTTTGGGAGGATAAGCTTGAAAAAGCAAAAAAAGCTTCGACTCCATTAGAAAGGGCTGAGATGATGATTTCTCAGTGGAAGCCTTTTTTAGCTTATATTCACCGCCAGGGAGAAGAAAAAGAATCTATCATATATTCTTTAAAATGTGCCGTTTTTACGATTGCTTTGGAATTTTACGCAGACCTATTTAATGAAGAGTCAGAGCTGCCCGATGCAGAGCCTTACCGTAAAATAGGTCTTTGTTATAAGGTTCTCGGAAACTATGAAAGGGCCCTTGATTTTTTGAGGTATGCCGCCGAGATAGACAAGAATTCGGGAGCGGTTTTAGCAGATTTGGCCGATTGTTACGCCCTATATGGGGAAATAAAATTTGCAAAAGCTTTTTTTCGGGAAGCCTTTTTTATAAATCCTGAAGGGATTGAGCTGCAATTTCTTGAATCGGAAATTATTTGCAGGCTTATTCATAGAGTTTATAATCTTGGCTATAAGGTTGAAGATATCGCTTATTGGCTGCCTGTTTACGGCGTTATTGACGGGGTCTTTAATGTAAAGCGGGAGCTTAGGGCTTTTGAAGTAGGGCAGCTAAAGCAAAATATCTTTTTGATGGAAGGCGAGGTTCAAAATGCCTCTCAAGAACAAAAACATAAGCTTGTTCCGCGTTTAATAAATCATTATTTTTGGCTGATAGACCATTATGTGAGTGTAAATGAAAGCAAGTCAAAAATAGATGACCTGCTTTTGCGGATAAAAGTATTAGATCAAAATATATATAATTGCTATATGAGATAG
- the nifJ gene encoding pyruvate:ferredoxin (flavodoxin) oxidoreductase: MSQEKKLVMIDGNTAAGHVAHALSEVIAIYPITPSSPMGEVADEYSARGRENIWGTVPDVVELQSEGGAAGAVHGALTTGALSSTFTASQGLLLMIPNMYKIAGELTSTVFHIAARAVACSALSIFGDHQDVMACRQTGWAMLASNSVQEVMDLAIISHAATLEARVPFLHFFDGFRTSHEVQKIEEVSYDIMRQMVSDELVRAHRKRGLTPENPELRGTAQNPDIYFQGREAVNKYYLATPEIVQKQMDKYAKLTGRQYHLYDYYGAKDAEQVIIIMGSGADTVEETVDELNAKGGKYGLLKVRLYRPFSAEHFVKALPATVKGIAVLDRCKEPGSLGEPLYEDVRTAIGEMQAAKKCPFTHYPVIIGGRYGLGSKEFTPAMVKGVFDNLEGEKKNNFSVGIEDDVTNTSIKYDPNFKLEDKDMHQAMFFGLGSDGTVGANKNSIKIIGEATDNKAQAYFSYDSKKSGGFTISHLRFGKHSIRKPYLITNADFVACHKFSYLETYDMLHSLKKGGTFLLNAPYGKNEIWDNMPIEVQKQIIEKEAKFYVIDAIKIAENAGMGNRINVVMQTAFFKIFGILPEAEAVDLIKKFIEKSYGKKGPEIVQKNIKTIDMALEGVEKVDYPKTATSKLKMHPAITGNVPDFVKNVLGKVAIQKGDDIKVSEMPEDGTFPTATTQYEKRAIAEHVPIWKSDLCIQCGQCTVVCPHACIRMKAYDGSLLAKAPQGFKSCDYKGKEFEGAKFTIQVSVEDCTGCGLCVQQCPAKSKENPEIKAINMENFVENRKQEAANWDFFFNDIPDPDVKKLNLSVPKGIGMKRPLFEFSGACAGCGETPYVKLLSQLFGDRAIIANATGCSSIYGGNLPTTPYAKRCDGRGPAWSNSLFEDAAEFGYGMRLTSDKLAVYAREVAAKVKEKGIAAGVIDKILNNTQEDDAAIEDQRSFVAELKKELAGSKDELAKELDSLTDHFIKRSVWILGGDGWAYDIGYGGLDHVLASGKNINVLVMDTEVYSNTGGQMSKATPIGAVAKFAASGKDISKKDLGMMAMSYGYVYVAHISMGANMSQVIKAFREAESYDGPSIIIAYSHCINHGINMTKGMTNQKEAVTCGLWPLYRYDPRLVEQGKNPFQLDSKEPDFNLADFMYKEVRFKTLKNADPARAQMLLDKAVAKAKRQWQEYKYLADRPF; encoded by the coding sequence ATGAGCCAAGAAAAAAAACTTGTAATGATCGACGGTAATACTGCTGCCGGTCACGTTGCCCACGCCTTAAGCGAGGTAATTGCCATTTACCCGATCACACCGTCAAGTCCGATGGGTGAGGTCGCTGATGAATATTCAGCCCGCGGAAGAGAAAATATTTGGGGCACTGTTCCCGATGTTGTTGAGCTTCAATCCGAAGGAGGTGCTGCAGGTGCCGTACACGGTGCCTTAACCACAGGAGCCCTTTCCTCAACATTTACCGCATCTCAGGGCTTGCTCTTGATGATACCGAATATGTACAAAATAGCCGGCGAATTGACCAGCACTGTTTTCCACATTGCTGCCCGTGCCGTAGCTTGCAGTGCTCTTTCTATCTTCGGAGATCACCAAGACGTAATGGCTTGCCGCCAGACAGGTTGGGCTATGTTGGCATCCAACTCGGTTCAGGAAGTTATGGACCTTGCCATTATTTCTCATGCTGCCACATTGGAAGCAAGAGTTCCCTTCCTCCACTTCTTTGACGGATTTAGAACTTCTCACGAAGTACAGAAGATTGAAGAAGTTTCTTACGATATTATGCGCCAAATGGTAAGCGATGAACTTGTTCGTGCTCACCGAAAGCGCGGTTTAACCCCTGAAAATCCCGAACTTCGCGGAACTGCACAAAACCCGGACATTTACTTCCAGGGAAGAGAAGCTGTAAACAAATACTACCTTGCTACTCCCGAAATTGTTCAAAAACAAATGGATAAGTATGCAAAACTTACCGGAAGACAATATCACCTTTACGACTATTACGGAGCAAAGGATGCCGAACAGGTTATCATCATTATGGGCTCCGGAGCCGACACTGTTGAAGAAACGGTAGATGAGCTCAATGCAAAGGGAGGAAAATACGGTCTTTTAAAAGTAAGGCTTTACAGACCCTTCAGTGCCGAACACTTTGTAAAAGCCCTTCCTGCAACAGTAAAGGGTATCGCAGTTCTTGACAGATGTAAGGAACCCGGTTCTCTCGGTGAACCCCTATACGAAGATGTAAGAACAGCAATCGGCGAAATGCAGGCTGCAAAAAAATGCCCCTTTACCCACTATCCCGTTATCATCGGCGGGCGCTACGGTCTCGGTTCAAAAGAATTTACACCGGCTATGGTTAAGGGAGTATTCGACAACCTTGAAGGCGAAAAGAAAAATAATTTCTCTGTAGGTATCGAAGATGACGTTACAAACACAAGCATCAAGTACGATCCCAACTTCAAGCTTGAAGACAAGGACATGCATCAGGCTATGTTCTTCGGTCTCGGTTCAGACGGTACTGTAGGCGCCAACAAAAACTCAATTAAGATCATCGGTGAAGCTACAGACAACAAGGCTCAGGCCTACTTCTCCTATGACAGTAAAAAATCGGGCGGTTTTACGATCTCTCACTTGAGATTCGGAAAACACTCAATCCGAAAGCCCTACTTAATTACAAATGCAGACTTCGTTGCCTGCCATAAGTTCAGCTATCTTGAAACCTACGATATGCTCCACAGCCTTAAAAAAGGCGGAACCTTCCTCTTGAACGCTCCTTACGGAAAGAACGAGATTTGGGATAATATGCCCATCGAGGTTCAAAAGCAGATTATCGAAAAAGAAGCAAAATTCTATGTAATCGATGCTATCAAGATTGCAGAAAATGCCGGCATGGGCAACCGAATCAACGTTGTTATGCAGACAGCCTTCTTCAAAATCTTCGGAATCTTGCCTGAAGCCGAAGCCGTAGACCTAATCAAAAAATTCATTGAAAAATCCTACGGAAAGAAAGGCCCCGAAATCGTTCAAAAGAACATCAAAACCATAGATATGGCTCTTGAAGGAGTTGAAAAGGTTGACTATCCCAAGACAGCAACAAGCAAGCTCAAGATGCACCCTGCAATCACAGGCAATGTACCCGACTTTGTAAAGAATGTTTTGGGCAAGGTTGCTATCCAAAAAGGCGACGATATCAAGGTAAGCGAAATGCCTGAAGACGGAACCTTCCCCACAGCCACTACTCAATATGAAAAGAGAGCTATCGCAGAACATGTTCCGATATGGAAGAGCGATCTCTGCATTCAGTGCGGTCAGTGTACTGTTGTTTGTCCTCATGCCTGTATCAGAATGAAGGCCTATGACGGCTCTCTCTTGGCAAAGGCACCTCAGGGCTTTAAATCCTGCGATTATAAGGGCAAGGAATTTGAAGGCGCCAAGTTCACAATTCAAGTTTCGGTTGAAGATTGTACAGGCTGCGGCCTTTGCGTTCAACAGTGTCCTGCAAAGTCCAAGGAAAATCCCGAAATCAAGGCTATCAACATGGAAAACTTTGTTGAAAACCGAAAGCAGGAAGCTGCTAACTGGGACTTCTTCTTCAACGATATTCCGGATCCGGATGTAAAGAAACTTAACTTGAGCGTTCCCAAGGGTATCGGTATGAAGCGCCCGCTCTTCGAGTTCTCCGGAGCTTGTGCAGGCTGCGGTGAAACTCCCTACGTAAAACTTCTTTCACAGCTTTTCGGAGACAGAGCCATTATTGCAAACGCAACAGGCTGTTCTTCAATCTACGGCGGAAACTTGCCGACCACACCTTATGCAAAACGATGCGACGGAAGAGGACCTGCATGGTCTAACTCCTTGTTTGAAGATGCAGCAGAGTTCGGTTACGGTATGAGATTAACAAGCGATAAGCTTGCAGTTTATGCCCGTGAAGTTGCCGCTAAGGTAAAGGAAAAGGGAATTGCAGCCGGCGTAATCGACAAGATTCTCAATAACACTCAAGAAGATGATGCCGCTATCGAAGATCAGAGAAGCTTCGTTGCAGAGCTCAAAAAAGAACTGGCCGGTTCAAAAGACGAGTTGGCCAAGGAATTGGATTCTTTAACCGACCACTTTATCAAGCGCTCCGTTTGGATCCTCGGAGGAGACGGATGGGCCTACGATATCGGTTACGGCGGTTTGGATCATGTTCTTGCCTCAGGCAAAAACATCAATGTTCTTGTAATGGACACTGAAGTTTACTCAAATACCGGCGGACAGATGTCAAAGGCAACTCCTATCGGTGCCGTTGCAAAATTTGCAGCTTCCGGTAAGGATATAAGCAAAAAAGACTTAGGCATGATGGCTATGAGCTACGGCTATGTTTATGTTGCCCACATTTCGATGGGTGCAAATATGAGCCAGGTAATCAAAGCCTTCCGCGAAGCCGAAAGCTATGACGGACCTTCGATTATCATCGCTTACAGTCACTGTATCAACCACGGTATCAACATGACCAAGGGTATGACAAACCAAAAAGAAGCTGTAACATGCGGTTTATGGCCCCTTTACAGATACGATCCGAGACTCGTCGAGCAGGGCAAAAACCCCTTCCAGCTTGACAGCAAGGAACCCGACTTTAATCTTGCCGACTTTATGTACAAAGAAGTCCGCTTCAAGACCTTAAAGAACGCCGATCCAGCAAGAGCTCAGATGCTCTTGGATAAGGCTGTTGCTAAGGCTAAGAGGCAGTGGCAGGAATACAAGTATTTGGCTGACAGGCCCTTCTAA
- a CDS encoding OmpA family protein → MKYRIFKNNILKKLVLFVFALGFSLLFAGEDEKNAEFLFKFRFIDDDAYKIHSVVDEKVYVNGKFHHQAHIINRIEVEVSDIQAVEGDKPASALFSCMFMTSEQNSNKTFDWSRNYPSVFRRDEAGFYSIGDEYFMPVVRNVPTFPNYPVKPGDTWQGEGFEAHDFRDAFGIEKPFTFPFKVDYQYIGLAEIDGKTYRHITASYDLNHLVPQEVLKNYKGEIDVPVKILGKSRQNLYWDEERGNLFCYNEEFNIKMFLYSGYTYDFIGTARAEVIEVKKIDTGTEEEIKKSVEDLNLENTTIEKTDEGLTISIENIQFLPNSAVLRESEKEKLKKIGEILSKFSDRELLISGHTALAGTEKERQRLSEERAAAVANYLIELGVQEREHVYTRGFGARRPVAANNSPENMAKNRRVEITILDK, encoded by the coding sequence GTGAAATACCGTATTTTTAAGAATAATATTTTAAAAAAGCTCGTCTTGTTCGTGTTTGCTCTGGGTTTTTCTCTCCTTTTTGCTGGTGAGGATGAAAAAAATGCCGAATTTCTCTTTAAATTTAGATTTATTGATGATGATGCCTATAAAATTCACTCGGTTGTAGATGAAAAGGTCTACGTAAACGGAAAATTTCATCATCAAGCTCATATTATCAATAGAATTGAGGTAGAAGTTTCGGATATACAGGCAGTAGAGGGGGATAAACCTGCCTCAGCTCTTTTTTCGTGTATGTTTATGACAAGTGAGCAAAATTCCAACAAAACCTTTGACTGGTCCCGCAATTATCCAAGCGTATTTAGGCGTGATGAGGCCGGTTTTTACTCTATCGGCGATGAATATTTTATGCCTGTGGTACGGAATGTGCCGACATTTCCTAATTATCCCGTTAAGCCGGGTGATACATGGCAGGGAGAAGGCTTTGAAGCCCATGATTTTAGGGATGCCTTCGGAATAGAAAAGCCCTTTACCTTTCCGTTTAAGGTTGACTATCAATACATAGGTCTTGCAGAAATAGACGGAAAAACTTACCGCCACATAACGGCAAGCTACGACTTAAATCACCTTGTTCCTCAAGAGGTTCTTAAAAATTACAAGGGTGAGATAGATGTTCCTGTAAAAATCTTAGGCAAATCGAGGCAGAACCTATATTGGGACGAAGAAAGAGGAAACCTCTTTTGTTACAATGAAGAATTTAATATTAAAATGTTTCTTTATTCAGGCTACACCTATGACTTTATAGGTACTGCAAGAGCAGAAGTAATTGAAGTAAAAAAGATAGATACGGGCACTGAAGAAGAAATTAAAAAGAGCGTTGAGGATCTAAACCTTGAAAATACTACCATCGAGAAAACGGATGAAGGCTTAACAATCAGTATTGAAAATATTCAGTTTTTGCCCAATTCGGCTGTTCTAAGGGAGAGCGAAAAGGAAAAATTAAAAAAGATAGGCGAAATTCTTTCAAAGTTCTCCGATAGAGAATTATTAATTTCAGGGCATACGGCCTTAGCCGGAACGGAAAAAGAGAGACAAAGGCTTTCAGAAGAGCGGGCTGCTGCCGTAGCTAATTATCTTATCGAACTGGGTGTGCAAGAAAGAGAACACGTTTATACCCGCGGCTTTGGCGCCCGCCGGCCCGTTGCCGCAAATAACTCGCCTGAAAACATGGCTAAAAACAGGCGTGTAGAAATAACTATTTTGGACAAGTAA